The Halomonas sp. KG2 genome contains a region encoding:
- a CDS encoding DUF3971 domain-containing protein produces MIALRSFSRWCLVAIASLLGGLAVFLLLARLLISQSSLLTPKIEALLEARVGVPVTIEHLSLSLARNDLVLQLEGVHSATPDGQPLVSLESAHLRLDGWATLRSIAPVFNDARITGLEFHLYQQRDAAWGWPAPAELPIVMSQEPTVDLAALDAWAGLILRQRLWVDNTRLVLHGSQQAVTLHAPTLLLNGDERRTRLEGAVTILESQSVDSQGVGSQEMQAQEAEAQEALPAIAMNVEMQPGDQGFRDFSAALQLDMQLDHLVALAAVLRSDRMPSLEQMGGEVTLWGRWHAGRLDEVRLAVDVPQLTLRHEIQYAVLQNIQANGLWRRDGEGGEAWLSGDAENVEWARPEGGSGGPALPRHWYLSHQPDQWEVRTSTFELASLAAWRDYILLPESLTRVLQTLSPRGQVQGLRLGQHEGHWGVDAALTNVAVLPWEQAPGGGPLDAWVQARDFRGRVTFNSAGSSSLNFPELFESPMLLSHAEGVVEWVYDGPSTMISGRDLRLDWDGAEVSGGFGLIAGEQGGQFGLDIAFANVDALNYPLSQWLPIKALEPELREWLLTDIGGVVPHGSLKLSFPFTGEEAGSESQFADQISSTLALSVTQGRLPIAPEWPMLEEIEGRLVWKDQVLEAVIQHAESQGIDVSDGVLKMADETLNLSGSVSSDSDSLLAFLQAMPEIDLPLLNDVRAEGRVEGDIALSLPLSAPDSLALEINARPNITTLAFQPVEIPLENLQGEMTWQQHGEKSALLGHVSGLWSGNSIEADINVPDDGIALGGNIDVATLFQLANIPAEQARQLFEGRAQWRGQVNLQPSPSIVLESRLLGITSRLPPPFSKSAEQPWPWRLSADFDSGRLTTQLADIVNARVQLDHDELAGVIALGSAAAPSGWPTQPGWSVVAQVDELPLDDWQESLSPLMQASSSPNGDSEDTPISVMLSTPCVHFRDACFGRLEATGSIEGKRLAMQLSGDLVSGRVTYQPGSALPLDIAISSLAVDRLFDMPAAAHDSSAPTPGSWMDAVETQHTTPIAIPEWLNQLPDGRLRLADIGVGEGRFGPLTAYWQSQGQRFTLSPVGLTLGQLSARGELVWEGDANNSHTRADVSIQGGDVGTALERLGQPVAMRSRSTDVGAALTWPGAPWQLELSRAEGDIRTDVRDGRFVTLESTPARLVGLLNFDNILRRLRFDFSDVTGQGTAFDRVHGTADVAAGQLLLRGPLSIEAPSTTLTLTGSVNLIQRELDQRLGVTLPISQSLPIAAIAVGAPIVGGALFVADQLFGSALDQATTIHYRVRGPWTSPQITLEGP; encoded by the coding sequence ATGATAGCGTTACGTTCATTCTCTCGATGGTGCCTAGTAGCGATCGCCTCGCTACTAGGCGGCCTTGCTGTCTTTCTATTATTGGCGCGCTTATTAATTAGCCAATCCAGTCTGCTAACACCGAAAATAGAAGCGTTATTAGAGGCCCGTGTGGGGGTGCCCGTTACTATCGAGCACCTATCGCTGTCGTTGGCGCGTAACGATCTTGTATTGCAATTGGAGGGCGTGCATTCAGCGACGCCTGACGGGCAGCCATTAGTATCCCTTGAAAGTGCACATTTGCGGCTCGATGGTTGGGCGACATTGAGAAGCATTGCACCCGTGTTTAATGATGCGCGCATCACAGGCCTTGAATTTCATCTATATCAGCAGAGAGACGCTGCTTGGGGTTGGCCGGCACCAGCAGAGCTGCCGATCGTTATGTCTCAGGAGCCTACTGTTGATTTGGCGGCGTTGGACGCCTGGGCAGGGCTTATTCTTCGCCAGCGATTGTGGGTAGATAATACTCGTCTGGTGCTGCATGGAAGTCAGCAGGCCGTCACCTTGCACGCGCCTACCTTACTGCTCAATGGCGATGAGCGGCGGACGCGCTTGGAAGGCGCCGTCACGATCTTAGAATCTCAAAGCGTGGATTCGCAAGGCGTTGGGTCTCAAGAAATGCAGGCTCAAGAAGCCGAAGCACAAGAAGCGCTGCCGGCCATTGCGATGAACGTGGAGATGCAGCCTGGAGATCAGGGTTTCCGTGATTTTTCAGCGGCGCTCCAGTTGGACATGCAACTGGATCATCTAGTGGCACTAGCCGCTGTTTTACGTTCCGATCGCATGCCTTCCCTAGAGCAAATGGGAGGCGAGGTTACGTTGTGGGGACGCTGGCATGCAGGACGCTTAGATGAGGTTCGCTTGGCTGTCGACGTTCCACAGTTGACCCTGCGCCACGAGATTCAATACGCCGTACTGCAAAACATTCAGGCCAATGGCCTTTGGCGGCGAGACGGTGAGGGCGGCGAAGCATGGCTTAGTGGTGATGCTGAAAACGTCGAGTGGGCGCGTCCAGAAGGTGGAAGTGGTGGCCCAGCCTTACCGCGGCATTGGTACTTATCCCACCAGCCTGATCAATGGGAGGTGCGCACCAGCACATTTGAGCTGGCTTCTTTGGCGGCTTGGCGCGACTATATTTTGTTGCCTGAATCACTTACTCGAGTGTTACAAACACTATCACCCCGTGGCCAGGTCCAAGGTTTGCGTTTAGGTCAGCATGAAGGCCATTGGGGGGTTGATGCGGCGTTAACCAATGTGGCGGTGCTGCCTTGGGAGCAAGCGCCAGGAGGTGGCCCGTTAGATGCTTGGGTACAGGCAAGAGACTTTCGCGGTAGGGTAACGTTTAACAGTGCTGGAAGCAGCTCACTTAATTTTCCTGAATTGTTTGAATCACCCATGCTGTTGAGCCATGCCGAGGGCGTGGTGGAGTGGGTGTATGACGGCCCGAGCACGATGATCAGTGGTAGGGATCTACGCCTAGATTGGGATGGTGCCGAGGTGAGTGGGGGTTTTGGTCTGATTGCGGGTGAACAGGGCGGCCAGTTTGGGCTTGATATTGCGTTTGCAAATGTTGATGCGCTTAATTACCCGCTCTCTCAGTGGCTGCCCATTAAAGCTCTTGAGCCTGAACTTCGTGAGTGGCTATTAACCGATATAGGCGGTGTTGTTCCCCATGGCTCGCTCAAGCTTAGCTTTCCCTTTACTGGGGAAGAGGCTGGTTCAGAAAGTCAGTTTGCAGACCAAATTTCCTCTACGTTGGCCCTCTCTGTGACACAAGGGCGATTACCCATCGCGCCTGAGTGGCCCATGCTTGAGGAGATCGAGGGCAGGTTGGTTTGGAAGGATCAAGTGCTGGAGGCGGTTATTCAGCATGCTGAAAGCCAGGGCATTGACGTCTCTGATGGGGTGCTAAAGATGGCTGATGAGACGCTTAATTTGTCGGGAAGTGTCAGCAGTGATAGTGATTCTCTGCTGGCGTTTCTCCAGGCAATGCCTGAGATTGATCTGCCTCTGCTTAACGATGTTCGTGCAGAGGGCCGAGTTGAGGGTGACATCGCTTTATCGTTACCACTGAGCGCACCGGACTCATTGGCGCTGGAGATTAATGCTCGACCAAATATCACAACGCTTGCTTTTCAGCCTGTCGAGATTCCGCTAGAAAATCTTCAGGGGGAGATGACGTGGCAGCAGCACGGTGAAAAAAGCGCTTTGCTCGGGCATGTCTCGGGTCTGTGGTCAGGTAATTCCATAGAAGCGGATATCAATGTTCCGGACGACGGTATTGCCTTGGGTGGGAATATTGATGTCGCCACCTTATTTCAACTGGCCAATATTCCCGCTGAACAAGCTCGCCAGCTGTTTGAAGGGCGTGCTCAGTGGCGTGGGCAGGTCAACCTACAGCCATCACCGTCGATCGTCCTTGAAAGCCGCTTGCTTGGCATTACAAGCAGGTTGCCGCCGCCATTTAGTAAGTCCGCTGAACAGCCATGGCCATGGCGGTTAAGCGCTGACTTCGACAGTGGTCGCTTAACAACACAGTTAGCCGATATCGTTAATGCTCGCGTACAGCTTGATCATGATGAGCTGGCAGGGGTAATTGCTTTGGGCAGTGCTGCCGCACCGAGTGGCTGGCCAACACAGCCAGGTTGGAGCGTTGTCGCGCAGGTTGATGAGTTGCCTCTCGATGACTGGCAGGAGTCGTTGTCACCGTTGATGCAGGCGTCGTCTTCGCCGAATGGCGATAGTGAGGATACGCCAATATCAGTAATGCTGAGTACGCCTTGCGTGCATTTCCGTGATGCGTGTTTTGGTCGCTTAGAAGCGACAGGCAGTATTGAAGGAAAGCGCTTGGCTATGCAGCTAAGCGGTGACCTTGTGTCAGGTCGAGTGACTTATCAGCCCGGTAGCGCGCTGCCGCTTGATATCGCTATCTCGTCGCTGGCAGTAGACCGACTATTTGATATGCCTGCTGCAGCGCATGACAGCAGTGCGCCGACCCCTGGCTCTTGGATGGATGCTGTTGAAACTCAGCACACCACACCAATTGCTATACCAGAATGGCTTAACCAACTGCCGGATGGCAGGCTCAGACTAGCCGATATTGGCGTTGGTGAAGGGCGTTTCGGACCGTTAACCGCTTATTGGCAAAGCCAGGGGCAACGTTTTACTCTTTCCCCGGTCGGACTGACATTAGGGCAGCTCTCTGCCCGCGGAGAACTGGTATGGGAAGGCGACGCTAACAATAGCCATACCCGCGCTGATGTTTCGATACAGGGTGGTGATGTAGGCACTGCGTTAGAGCGTCTAGGCCAACCAGTTGCCATGCGTAGCCGTTCCACGGATGTCGGCGCAGCGCTGACGTGGCCAGGCGCTCCCTGGCAACTTGAATTAAGTCGGGCGGAAGGCGATATTCGAACCGATGTACGTGATGGGCGCTTTGTGACGCTGGAATCTACACCGGCTCGCTTGGTTGGTCTGCTTAATTTTGACAATATACTGCGTCGCTTGCGTTTCGATTTTTCGGACGTGACGGGACAAGGAACTGCGTTTGATCGGGTGCATGGCACGGCAGATGTCGCCGCGGGTCAATTACTGCTGCGCGGTCCACTTTCCATTGAAGCGCCATCTACCACGCTAACCCTGACGGGAAGCGTCAATCTTATACAACGTGAACTTGATCAGCGACTAGGCGTCACACTACCTATTAGCCAGAGCTTGCCTATCGCAGCCATAGCCGTAGGTGCTCCGATTGTAGGTGGCGCTCTTTTTGTAGCGGACCAGCTGTTTGGTAGCGCGTTAGATCAAGCAACCACTATTCACTATCGCGTGCGAGGTCCGTGGACGTCGCCGCAGATCACTCTAGAAGGCCCTTAA
- the rng gene encoding ribonuclease G — protein MSGEVLINLTPMETRVALVENGVLQEALIERSRRRGIVGNIYKGKVVRVLPGMQAAFVDIGLERAAFIHAHEVMPSGTPNDEQQTIGQLLHEGQALVVQVTKDPIGTKGARLTTHLSIPSRYLVYMPDSPHHGVSQRIEDERERERLKALLDKGIDEQTIEVTGGFIVRTAAEGVGDEELAGDMYFLLRIWRKVSERKITAASPSVIYDDLPLFMRTLRDVMRDDIEKVRIDSRENFVKLVEFAEEFMPDAVDRIEYYPGERPIFDLYSVEDEIQKALGRKVQLKSGGYLVIDPTEAMTTIDVNTGGYVGHRNLEETIFKTNLEAATAIARQLRLRNLGGIIIIDFIDMVDVEHQRQVLRVLEKALERDHAKTKCTGVTELGLVQLTRKRTRESLEQTLCEACPTCSGRGTLKTPETVCYEIFREILREERAYSAETYMVLASQPVVDRLLDEESAAVADLETFINKTIRFQVEQHYSQEQYDIVLM, from the coding sequence ATGAGCGGTGAAGTCCTCATCAATTTAACGCCAATGGAGACTCGCGTTGCGCTGGTGGAAAATGGTGTCTTACAAGAGGCGCTCATTGAACGCTCACGTAGGCGCGGCATTGTAGGTAATATCTACAAAGGCAAAGTAGTGCGTGTACTGCCTGGTATGCAGGCTGCTTTTGTTGATATTGGCCTTGAGCGCGCGGCGTTTATTCATGCCCATGAGGTAATGCCATCAGGGACGCCTAATGATGAGCAGCAGACTATTGGTCAGTTGCTACATGAAGGTCAGGCGCTTGTCGTTCAGGTTACCAAAGATCCCATTGGCACCAAGGGTGCCAGGCTCACTACCCATCTCTCGATTCCGTCACGTTATCTTGTCTATATGCCTGACTCTCCCCACCATGGCGTGTCTCAGCGCATTGAAGATGAGCGTGAGCGGGAGCGTTTGAAAGCGCTGCTAGATAAGGGAATTGACGAGCAGACCATCGAGGTAACCGGTGGCTTCATCGTGCGCACTGCGGCAGAAGGGGTTGGCGATGAAGAGCTGGCGGGGGACATGTACTTCCTGCTGCGTATTTGGCGCAAAGTCAGTGAGCGTAAAATAACGGCGGCGTCGCCTAGCGTGATCTACGATGACCTACCGTTGTTTATGCGTACATTGCGGGATGTTATGCGCGATGATATTGAAAAAGTGCGCATCGATTCCCGCGAGAATTTTGTCAAACTGGTCGAGTTCGCTGAAGAGTTTATGCCCGATGCGGTAGACCGTATTGAGTATTATCCAGGCGAGCGACCCATCTTTGATTTGTATAGCGTTGAAGATGAAATTCAAAAAGCACTGGGTCGCAAGGTTCAGTTAAAGTCTGGTGGCTATCTGGTTATCGACCCGACGGAAGCGATGACCACGATCGATGTTAATACCGGTGGTTATGTCGGTCATCGTAATCTTGAAGAGACGATTTTTAAAACCAACCTGGAAGCGGCGACTGCGATTGCCCGTCAGCTTAGGCTTCGCAACCTTGGCGGTATCATTATTATCGACTTTATCGATATGGTGGATGTAGAGCATCAACGCCAAGTGTTACGTGTACTTGAAAAAGCGCTAGAGCGTGACCATGCGAAGACGAAGTGCACTGGGGTGACTGAGCTGGGCTTAGTGCAGTTGACCCGTAAACGCACGCGGGAAAGCCTGGAGCAAACCTTGTGCGAAGCTTGCCCAACATGCAGTGGGCGCGGGACGTTGAAAACGCCTGAAACTGTTTGTTACGAGATTTTTCGCGAGATATTGCGCGAAGAGCGTGCCTACAGTGCCGAAACGTATATGGTGCTTGCTTCTCAACCGGTGGTTGACAGACTGTTGGACGAAGAGTCTGCGGCGGTTGCCGACCTGGAAACGTTTATTAATAAAACCATTCGTTTTCAGGTAGAGCAACACTACTCCCAAGAACAGTACGACATCGTACTAATGTAA
- a CDS encoding Maf-like protein — MDSSRSASSPVLCLASASPRRKALLASIGVAVEVMPSDVDEVPLKGESAQAYVERLAIAKAQAAVSRTALPVLGSDTAVVIDDQILGKPIDEHDAAVMLKKLSGRRHNVLTAVAVAGPKGVLSCCVTTVVKMRVISQQEIADYWQTGEPVDKAGGYAIQGLAAVFVEEIKGSHSAVVGLPLYETTRLLCQQGVPIWSGCYQQR; from the coding sequence ATGGATAGTTCACGTTCTGCATCGTCGCCTGTGTTATGCCTTGCCTCGGCATCGCCCAGACGTAAGGCGTTGTTAGCATCGATAGGTGTGGCGGTCGAGGTCATGCCAAGTGACGTAGATGAAGTGCCGCTCAAGGGTGAATCTGCGCAAGCTTATGTGGAGCGCTTGGCGATTGCGAAAGCGCAAGCGGCTGTTTCAAGAACAGCCCTTCCTGTGCTCGGTTCAGATACGGCCGTGGTGATTGATGATCAGATATTGGGCAAGCCAATTGATGAGCATGATGCAGCCGTTATGCTTAAGAAGCTGTCAGGGCGTCGTCATAATGTATTAACAGCGGTCGCTGTGGCTGGCCCCAAGGGTGTACTCTCTTGTTGTGTGACAACGGTCGTCAAGATGCGCGTAATCAGTCAGCAGGAAATAGCTGACTATTGGCAAACCGGTGAGCCAGTAGACAAAGCCGGAGGATACGCCATCCAAGGTTTAGCCGCTGTGTTTGTTGAAGAAATTAAGGGCAGCCATTCAGCAGTCGTGGGGCTGCCACTCTATGAAACAACACGCTTGTTGTGCCAGCAAGGGGTGCCAATCTGGTCGGGCTGCTATCAGCAGAGATAA
- the mreD gene encoding rod shape-determining protein MreD yields the protein MAKTPVVSLIFVWFTLVLALCLQVMPLAEGWQVYRPEWIGLMLIYWCMRTPDRVGVFHGFVIGILMDLIEGTALGQHALILSLLAFLCALVYPRFRAYSLVQQSVLVLVLLGLVQLIEQWLRTLTGDFSIHLSFLIPSLISAVLWPWWSTMLKALEQRLASV from the coding sequence ATGGCTAAGACGCCAGTCGTATCGCTTATCTTTGTCTGGTTTACGCTTGTCCTTGCATTGTGCTTGCAAGTGATGCCTTTAGCCGAAGGGTGGCAAGTCTACCGTCCTGAGTGGATAGGGCTAATGCTGATTTACTGGTGCATGCGAACGCCGGATAGAGTGGGTGTTTTTCATGGCTTTGTTATCGGCATTCTGATGGATTTGATCGAAGGTACCGCGTTAGGTCAGCATGCTCTGATATTGTCGCTGTTGGCCTTCTTATGCGCCCTGGTTTACCCCCGCTTTCGCGCTTACTCTTTAGTACAGCAGTCTGTTCTCGTGCTGGTCTTATTAGGCTTGGTGCAGTTGATTGAGCAGTGGTTACGCACACTGACGGGGGATTTTTCAATCCATTTGTCTTTTTTGATTCCATCACTGATCAGTGCTGTTCTGTGGCCCTGGTGGTCTACCATGCTTAAAGCGCTCGAACAGCGTTTAGCTAGCGTTTGA
- the mreC gene encoding rod shape-determining protein MreC, with the protein MPIKPLFSHASLPGYRLFFCVLLASILMFADQRFTRMEDVRAQMTMIVAPIQWVVSVPSDLLNWGALALSDQQALVDENRRLREQILTLSHRGQRLANLTAENAELRDLLKAAQRRDIPYITAELLSLDNDPFSHQMVVDRGHRNGAYVGQPVIDAFGLVGQVTAVSAYSSRVLLLADASHALPVQVNRNGLRFIVQGAGRYGSVKVLHVPDTADIREGDLLTTSGLAGRFPPGHPVARVTDVYHDPGQPFAQVTAEPSAQLQRSRHFLLLFPPPREEIEDTIWGEGMDISAAALHAAQRIGLQQDAAREVQ; encoded by the coding sequence TTGCCTATTAAACCGCTATTTTCGCACGCGTCATTGCCAGGGTATCGGCTATTCTTCTGTGTGCTATTGGCAAGCATTTTAATGTTTGCCGATCAGCGATTTACCCGCATGGAAGATGTGCGTGCCCAAATGACGATGATTGTTGCCCCCATTCAGTGGGTCGTTAGCGTGCCTAGCGATCTGCTTAACTGGGGGGCGCTTGCGCTTTCTGACCAGCAAGCGCTCGTCGATGAGAATCGTCGCCTGCGTGAGCAAATTTTGACGCTGTCACATCGTGGTCAGCGGTTGGCGAATCTGACCGCGGAGAATGCCGAATTACGTGATCTTCTGAAGGCAGCTCAGCGTAGAGATATTCCGTACATAACCGCTGAGCTTCTGTCGCTAGATAATGATCCTTTTAGTCATCAGATGGTGGTTGACCGAGGGCATCGAAATGGTGCCTATGTTGGTCAGCCGGTGATTGATGCGTTTGGCTTAGTGGGGCAAGTGACCGCTGTGTCGGCGTACTCAAGTCGCGTTCTGTTGCTGGCTGATGCGAGCCATGCATTGCCCGTTCAGGTGAATCGCAATGGCTTGCGATTCATTGTGCAGGGAGCTGGTCGTTACGGCAGCGTGAAAGTTTTGCATGTGCCTGATACCGCCGACATTCGCGAAGGTGATCTGCTGACCACGTCAGGGTTGGCCGGACGCTTCCCGCCAGGCCATCCCGTTGCTAGGGTCACCGACGTTTACCACGACCCAGGTCAGCCTTTCGCTCAAGTGACCGCAGAGCCCTCTGCTCAGTTGCAGCGTTCACGTCACTTCCTATTGTTGTTCCCGCCGCCCCGTGAAGAGATAGAGGATACTATTTGGGGAGAGGGTATGGATATTTCAGCCGCTGCACTGCACGCTGCCCAGCGTATTGGTTTGCAGCAGGATGCTGCACGAGAGGTGCAGTAA
- a CDS encoding rod shape-determining protein — protein MFKRLRGLFSSDLSIDLGTANTLIYVRGRGIVLDEPSVVAIRQSGNMRSVASVGTDAKRMLGRTPGNITAIRPMKDGVIADFTVTEQMLQHFIRKVHQSTFLTPSPRVLVCVPCMSTQVERRAIRESAEGAGAREVFLIEEPMAAAIGAGLPVEEAQGSMVVDIGGGTTEIAIISLNGVVYSESIRVGGDRFDEAITAYVRRHYGSLIGEATAERIKEEIGCAYPGGELREIDVRGRNLAEGIPRSFTLNSHEILEALQETLGSIVAAVKSALEQSPPELASDIAERGLVLTGGGALLRDLDKLIAEETGLPVIVAEDPLTCVARGGGKALEMIDQHTFELLSSD, from the coding sequence ATGTTCAAACGTTTGAGGGGGCTGTTTTCCAGCGATCTGTCGATCGACTTGGGTACGGCCAACACACTGATTTATGTACGCGGTCGTGGCATCGTTCTCGATGAACCGTCCGTAGTCGCTATCCGCCAGTCTGGCAACATGCGCAGCGTGGCATCGGTTGGCACCGACGCCAAACGTATGCTCGGTCGCACGCCAGGCAATATTACCGCCATCCGCCCGATGAAAGATGGTGTTATTGCCGACTTCACCGTGACAGAGCAGATGCTTCAGCACTTTATCCGTAAAGTGCATCAAAGCACCTTCTTAACGCCCAGTCCTCGCGTTTTGGTGTGCGTTCCCTGCATGTCAACGCAGGTTGAACGGCGCGCTATTCGCGAGTCGGCGGAAGGTGCTGGTGCGCGTGAAGTGTTTTTAATCGAAGAGCCGATGGCCGCCGCAATTGGTGCCGGGCTTCCGGTTGAAGAAGCGCAGGGCTCAATGGTGGTTGATATCGGTGGTGGTACTACCGAGATTGCCATTATTTCGCTCAACGGCGTGGTTTATTCAGAATCTATTCGTGTCGGTGGTGACCGCTTTGACGAGGCCATCACTGCGTATGTGCGTCGTCACTACGGCAGCCTGATTGGTGAAGCCACCGCCGAGCGCATTAAAGAAGAGATCGGTTGTGCCTATCCGGGCGGCGAACTGCGCGAAATTGATGTGCGTGGACGTAACCTGGCAGAAGGCATACCGCGTAGTTTCACACTGAACTCCCATGAGATTCTCGAAGCGCTTCAAGAAACCTTGGGTTCTATTGTGGCAGCGGTCAAGAGTGCCCTTGAGCAATCACCACCGGAACTGGCTTCTGATATCGCTGAGCGTGGCTTGGTGCTGACAGGCGGTGGCGCACTGTTGCGTGATCTCGATAAATTGATCGCCGAAGAGACAGGCTTGCCGGTGATTGTGGCTGAAGATCCGCTCACCTGTGTGGCCCGCGGTGGCGGCAAGGCACTGGAAATGATTGATCAGCATACCTTCGAGTTGCTGTCGAGCGACTGA
- the gatC gene encoding Asp-tRNA(Asn)/Glu-tRNA(Gln) amidotransferase subunit GatC: MALEESHVRRAAHLARLAVSDDQASGFVDDLSRILDMVDQLQSLDTDGVAPLAHPLDATQRLRADEVTETNQRDAFQRCAPAVENGLYLVPRVVE, encoded by the coding sequence ATGGCGCTTGAAGAATCTCATGTGCGCCGGGCCGCACACTTGGCCCGACTCGCCGTTAGCGATGACCAAGCCAGTGGTTTTGTCGACGATCTAAGCCGCATTTTGGACATGGTCGATCAGCTACAAAGCCTGGACACCGATGGTGTTGCGCCGCTTGCGCACCCGCTGGATGCCACACAGCGGCTGCGAGCCGACGAAGTCACGGAAACTAACCAGCGCGACGCTTTCCAGCGCTGTGCTCCGGCAGTAGAAAATGGCCTGTATCTCGTACCCCGCGTGGTGGAGTAG
- the gatA gene encoding Asp-tRNA(Asn)/Glu-tRNA(Gln) amidotransferase subunit GatA translates to MHDKTVTQLAAALKSGELSSRELTSHFLQRIEQADGTLNSFITVTAEQALNQAEAADNARAAGKAGKLAGIPFALKDIFCTQGVKTSCGSKMLDNFIAPYNATVVEKLNAAGTISLGKTNMDEFAMGSSNENSYFGAVKNPWDLTAVPGGSSGGSAAAVAAGLVPAAMGTDTGGSIRQPAAFCGITGLKPTYGRVSRYGIIAYASSLDQAGPMAKSAEDCAHLLNVIAGHDVRDSTSVARGVPDYTETLNAPLSGLKIGLPKEYFGDGLDADVEKAVREAVKVYESLGATVREVSLPHTHYAIPAYYVIAPAEASSNLSRYDGVRFGHRCDAPADLIDLYTRSRAEGFGDEVKRRILIGTHTLSEGFFDAYYTKAQKVRRLIRQDFLDAFEDVDVLMGPASPTPAFDLGAKKDPVSMYLQDIYTIAVNLAGIPGISVPAGFSNGRPVGLQILGTHFAEAQLLNVAHQYQQATDWHLQRPAFAEENA, encoded by the coding sequence ATGCATGATAAAACCGTAACGCAGCTTGCCGCCGCCCTGAAAAGCGGTGAGCTTTCCAGCCGAGAGCTGACTTCACACTTTTTACAGCGTATCGAGCAAGCTGATGGCACGCTCAATAGCTTTATTACTGTCACCGCCGAGCAAGCACTTAATCAGGCAGAAGCTGCCGACAATGCGCGTGCTGCAGGTAAGGCTGGCAAGCTAGCAGGCATTCCCTTCGCGCTGAAAGATATCTTTTGTACTCAAGGGGTGAAGACCAGCTGCGGTTCAAAAATGCTCGATAACTTTATCGCGCCTTACAATGCCACCGTGGTAGAGAAACTCAACGCTGCCGGCACCATTAGCCTGGGTAAAACCAACATGGACGAGTTCGCGATGGGCTCTTCCAACGAAAATAGCTATTTTGGTGCGGTAAAAAATCCCTGGGACCTTACTGCAGTTCCTGGCGGCAGCTCAGGTGGCAGTGCCGCCGCAGTAGCGGCAGGCCTTGTCCCTGCAGCAATGGGCACAGATACCGGCGGTTCTATTCGCCAACCGGCGGCATTTTGCGGCATCACCGGCTTGAAGCCTACGTATGGCCGCGTTTCTCGCTATGGCATTATTGCCTACGCGTCTAGCCTCGACCAGGCTGGCCCTATGGCGAAAAGTGCTGAAGACTGCGCACATCTGCTCAATGTCATTGCTGGCCATGATGTACGTGATTCCACCAGCGTTGCCCGCGGCGTGCCCGACTACACAGAAACGCTCAACGCACCGCTTTCTGGCCTCAAAATCGGCCTGCCAAAGGAGTACTTTGGCGATGGTTTAGACGCTGACGTCGAAAAAGCGGTCCGCGAGGCAGTGAAAGTATATGAATCACTGGGAGCGACCGTACGCGAAGTGAGCCTGCCGCATACCCACTATGCGATTCCAGCTTATTACGTTATCGCCCCCGCTGAGGCGTCCTCGAATCTCTCCCGCTATGATGGCGTGCGCTTCGGGCATCGCTGCGATGCACCGGCTGACCTTATTGATCTCTACACGCGGTCGCGTGCGGAAGGCTTCGGTGATGAGGTGAAGCGGCGCATCCTGATTGGCACGCACACGCTTTCTGAAGGCTTTTTTGACGCCTACTACACCAAAGCACAGAAAGTGCGTCGTTTGATTCGACAGGACTTCCTGGACGCTTTTGAAGACGTAGACGTACTGATGGGGCCAGCATCGCCAACGCCCGCATTTGATCTTGGCGCTAAGAAAGATCCGGTGTCTATGTATCTACAGGACATTTACACCATCGCCGTTAACCTAGCCGGCATTCCTGGCATCAGCGTTCCTGCAGGCTTTTCTAATGGCCGCCCGGTTGGTCTGCAGATCCTGGGTACCCACTTTGCAGAAGCACAGCTGCTAAACGTGGCTCACCAGTACCAGCAAGCCACTGATTGGCACTTACAACGCCCTGCTTTTGCCGAGGAGAACGCCTAA